Proteins from one Streptomyces sp. NBC_00390 genomic window:
- a CDS encoding aldehyde dehydrogenase family protein: MKAHDGMYIGGRWLPAAGPDTIAVVNPADEQVIAHVPAGTAEDVDAAVRAAREAFPAWAATPPAERAAHLEALRDELTRRADEIAGTVTAELGAPPVLAQRVHVGLPLRVAGSYAELAASYSFEERINNSTVLLEPVGVVGAITPWNYPLHQIVAKVAPALAAGCTIVLKPAEDTPLTAQLFADAVHDAGLPAGVFNLVTGLGPVAGQALAAHEGVDLVSFTGSTAVGRQIGATAGAAIKRVALELGGKSANVILPSADLARAVSHGIANVMSNSGQTCSAWTRMLVHKDQYDEAVALAAAAADRFVPGEQVGPLVNAKQQQRVRAYIETGVAEGARLVAGGPAAPFETGYYVSPTVFADVTPEMTIAQEEIFGPVVCVLRYEDEQDAVEIANGTVYGLAGAVWAGEDAEAAAFARRIDTGQIDINGGRFNHLAPFGGYKQSGVGRELGPHGLAEYLQTKSLQF; the protein is encoded by the coding sequence ATGAAGGCTCACGACGGCATGTACATCGGCGGCAGGTGGCTGCCCGCCGCCGGGCCGGACACGATCGCCGTGGTCAACCCGGCGGACGAGCAGGTCATCGCCCATGTCCCCGCCGGTACGGCCGAGGACGTCGACGCCGCGGTGCGCGCCGCCCGCGAGGCTTTCCCGGCATGGGCGGCCACACCGCCCGCCGAGCGCGCCGCGCACCTGGAGGCGCTGCGCGACGAGCTGACCCGGCGGGCGGACGAGATCGCCGGGACCGTCACCGCCGAGCTCGGCGCACCGCCCGTGCTCGCCCAGCGGGTCCATGTGGGACTGCCCCTGCGGGTGGCCGGCTCGTACGCCGAACTGGCCGCCTCGTACTCCTTCGAGGAGAGGATCAACAACTCCACCGTCCTGCTGGAGCCGGTCGGAGTGGTCGGCGCGATCACCCCGTGGAACTACCCCCTGCACCAGATCGTGGCCAAGGTCGCCCCCGCGCTGGCGGCCGGCTGCACCATCGTGCTGAAGCCGGCCGAGGACACTCCGCTGACCGCCCAGCTCTTCGCCGACGCGGTCCATGACGCGGGGCTGCCCGCCGGTGTGTTCAACCTGGTCACGGGTCTCGGGCCGGTCGCAGGGCAGGCGCTGGCCGCGCACGAAGGAGTCGATCTCGTCTCCTTCACCGGCTCCACCGCCGTCGGCAGGCAGATCGGCGCGACCGCCGGAGCAGCCATCAAGCGCGTCGCCCTGGAACTCGGCGGCAAGTCCGCCAACGTCATCCTGCCCAGCGCCGATCTGGCCAGGGCCGTGTCCCACGGCATAGCCAACGTCATGTCCAACTCCGGTCAGACCTGCAGCGCTTGGACCCGGATGCTGGTCCACAAGGACCAGTACGACGAGGCCGTGGCCCTCGCCGCGGCCGCCGCCGACCGGTTCGTACCGGGCGAGCAGGTCGGCCCGCTGGTCAATGCCAAGCAGCAGCAGCGCGTCCGCGCCTACATCGAGACGGGCGTGGCCGAAGGCGCCCGCCTGGTCGCGGGCGGCCCCGCCGCTCCGTTCGAGACGGGCTACTACGTCAGCCCGACCGTCTTCGCCGATGTCACCCCCGAGATGACCATCGCTCAGGAGGAGATCTTCGGCCCGGTCGTCTGCGTGCTGAGGTACGAGGACGAGCAGGACGCCGTCGAGATCGCCAACGGCACGGTCTACGGTCTCGCCGGCGCCGTCTGGGCGGGCGAGGACGCCGAGGCGGCCGCCTTCGCGCGCCGCATCGACACCGGCCAGATCGACATCAACGGCGGCCGCTTCAACCACCTGGCGCCGTTCGGCGGCTACAAGCAGTCCGGCGTGGGCCGTGAGCTCGGTCCGCACGGCCTTGCCGAGTACCTTCAGACCAAGTCCCTCCAGTTCTGA
- a CDS encoding zinc-binding dehydrogenase — MVRAAVLPAVGAPLEITGIELPEPGPGQVRVRLAAAGVCHSDLSLSNGTMRLPVPAVLGHEGAGTVVSAGEGVTHVAPGDGVVLNWAPSCGRCHHCSIGEVWLCADALTGAGRVHAVTEDGTELHPGLNVAAFAEETVVPANCVLPVPDGVPLTDAALLGCAVLTGYGAVHHCARVREGESVVVFGVGGVGLATLQSARIAGAAAVIAVDISPEKEELARRAGATEYVVASDLTAKEIRRLTAGRGADVAIECVGRAATIRTAWDSTRRGGRTTVVGIGGKDQQVTFNALELFHWGRTLSGCVYGNSNPAEDLPVLAEHIRAGRLDLGALVTERIGIEDIPAAFDTMLAGKGGRALVVF; from the coding sequence GTGGTCCGCGCCGCCGTCCTGCCCGCCGTCGGAGCTCCGCTGGAGATCACCGGCATCGAACTTCCCGAACCCGGCCCCGGCCAGGTGCGGGTCCGTCTCGCCGCCGCCGGGGTCTGCCACTCCGATCTGTCCCTGTCCAACGGCACCATGCGTCTGCCCGTCCCGGCCGTCCTCGGCCACGAGGGCGCCGGGACCGTCGTCTCGGCCGGCGAGGGCGTGACCCATGTCGCTCCCGGTGACGGCGTGGTCCTCAACTGGGCGCCCTCCTGCGGGAGATGTCACCACTGCTCGATCGGCGAGGTGTGGCTGTGTGCCGACGCGCTGACCGGCGCCGGCCGCGTCCACGCCGTCACCGAGGACGGCACCGAGCTCCATCCCGGCCTGAACGTCGCCGCGTTCGCCGAGGAGACCGTCGTCCCCGCGAACTGCGTCCTGCCCGTCCCGGATGGCGTCCCGCTCACCGACGCCGCGCTGCTCGGCTGCGCCGTGCTCACCGGGTACGGGGCCGTCCACCACTGTGCCCGGGTCCGCGAGGGCGAGTCGGTCGTGGTGTTCGGCGTCGGCGGGGTGGGCCTCGCCACGCTCCAGTCGGCCCGTATCGCAGGCGCCGCAGCCGTGATCGCCGTCGACATCTCCCCTGAGAAGGAGGAGCTCGCCCGCCGCGCCGGCGCCACCGAGTACGTCGTCGCGTCCGACCTCACCGCGAAGGAGATCCGGCGGCTCACCGCTGGCCGGGGCGCGGACGTGGCCATCGAATGCGTCGGCCGGGCCGCCACCATCCGTACCGCCTGGGACTCCACCCGGCGCGGCGGCCGCACCACCGTCGTCGGCATCGGCGGCAAGGACCAGCAGGTGACGTTCAACGCTCTCGAGCTGTTCCACTGGGGCCGCACGCTGTCCGGCTGCGTCTATGGCAACTCCAACCCCGCCGAGGACCTGCCCGTGCTGGCGGAGCACATCCGCGCCGGGCGTCTCGACCTGGGCGCCCTGGTGACCGAGCGGATCGGGATCGAGGACATCCCGGCCGCCTTCGACACCATGCTCGCGGGCAAGGGCGGGCGGGCGCTGGTGGTCTTCTAG
- a CDS encoding MFS transporter, whose product MDTPAQLTDSASPAPTDRNRRKVATAAALASAVEWYDYFVFGIAAALVLGDLYFPAGSSSAGVLAAFATFAVGFLARPVGGVIAGQLGDKHGRKPMLVLALTLMGIATAGIGLLPTYETIGIAAPVLLVLLRVVQGIAVGAQWGGAMLMATEYAPEGKRGLYGSLVQLGVPIGVVTANTVFLVAGSLTSDATFASWGWRVPFFVGFLVLVLAWYIHTRVEETPAFREAERALAEQEKGESEARSPLRTILRNHLGTVFLAGGSFAVNTATFYIIITGVLDYSTRTLEMERSSVLAVSLGVSITQLVMIPAAAALSDRIGRLRIYAAGAIGLLVWAVPMFLLIDTASLVWLAVGTFVTSCFLSIMYGPQAALFAELFTAEMRYTGASLGYQIAAVLGGGLAPFVMVLLLEATGTSMSVAGYIIGLAVIALISIKILATRAAAR is encoded by the coding sequence ATGGACACCCCCGCTCAGCTCACGGACTCCGCGTCCCCTGCTCCCACGGACCGGAACCGCAGAAAGGTCGCGACAGCCGCGGCCCTGGCCTCCGCCGTCGAGTGGTACGACTACTTCGTCTTCGGCATTGCCGCCGCTCTGGTCCTCGGCGATCTCTACTTCCCCGCCGGCAGCTCGTCGGCCGGTGTGCTGGCCGCCTTCGCCACCTTCGCCGTCGGATTCCTCGCCCGGCCCGTCGGCGGCGTCATCGCAGGCCAGCTCGGCGACAAGCACGGCCGCAAGCCCATGCTGGTCCTGGCGCTCACCCTGATGGGCATCGCCACCGCCGGCATCGGCCTCCTCCCCACGTACGAGACCATCGGCATCGCCGCACCCGTACTGCTGGTGCTGCTGCGCGTCGTCCAGGGCATCGCGGTCGGCGCCCAGTGGGGCGGCGCCATGCTCATGGCCACCGAGTACGCCCCCGAGGGCAAGCGCGGTCTGTACGGCAGCCTGGTCCAGCTCGGCGTCCCGATCGGCGTCGTCACCGCGAACACCGTCTTCCTGGTCGCCGGATCACTCACGAGTGACGCGACGTTCGCGAGCTGGGGCTGGCGGGTGCCGTTCTTCGTCGGATTCCTGGTCCTCGTCCTCGCCTGGTACATCCACACCCGCGTCGAGGAGACCCCCGCGTTCCGCGAGGCCGAGCGCGCCCTGGCCGAACAGGAGAAGGGTGAGAGCGAGGCCCGCTCGCCGCTGCGCACCATCCTGCGCAACCACCTCGGCACCGTCTTCCTGGCGGGCGGCTCGTTCGCGGTCAACACCGCGACCTTCTACATCATCATCACCGGCGTGCTCGACTACTCGACCCGCACGCTCGAGATGGAACGCAGCTCGGTTCTCGCCGTCTCGCTCGGCGTCAGCATCACCCAGCTCGTGATGATCCCGGCCGCCGCGGCCCTCTCCGACCGCATCGGACGACTGCGCATCTACGCGGCAGGCGCCATCGGACTGCTGGTGTGGGCCGTGCCGATGTTCCTGCTGATCGACACCGCGTCGCTGGTGTGGCTGGCGGTCGGCACCTTCGTCACCAGCTGCTTCCTCAGCATCATGTACGGGCCCCAGGCGGCGCTGTTCGCCGAGCTGTTCACCGCGGAGATGCGCTACACCGGCGCCTCCCTCGGTTACCAGATCGCCGCCGTGCTCGGCGGTGGCCTGGCCCCGTTCGTCATGGTCCTGCTGCTGGAGGCGACGGGTACCTCGATGTCCGTCGCGGGCTACATCATCGGTCTCGCCGTGATCGCCCTGATCTCCATCAAGATCCTGGCTACCCGGGCGGCCGCCCGCTGA
- a CDS encoding DMT family transporter, whose product MTNSAGTAHRSPWPALVAAGVTVVLWASAFVSIRSAGAAYSPGALALGRLLAASVVLGCVLLIRREGLPPRAAWPGIAVSGLLWFGLYMVALNWGEQEVDAGTAAMVVNIGPVLIALLGARMLGEHLPPRLLAGMAVSFAGAVTVGLSMSGEGGASTIGVLLCLLAAVAYATGVVAQKPALAHGSALQVTTFGCLVGAAACLPFTGQLLDQASDAPVSATLNMVYLGVFPTALAFTTWAYALARTTAGRMGATTYAVPALVVLMSWLALDEVPGLLTLAGGALCLAGVAVSRSRPRRSVDGGDGGLRETSRVSGRPPG is encoded by the coding sequence ATGACGAATTCCGCCGGCACCGCCCACCGTTCCCCATGGCCTGCCCTGGTCGCGGCGGGCGTCACCGTCGTGCTGTGGGCTTCCGCCTTCGTGTCGATCCGCAGCGCCGGTGCGGCCTACTCCCCCGGCGCGCTCGCCCTCGGCAGGCTGCTCGCCGCGTCGGTCGTGCTCGGCTGCGTCCTGCTGATCCGGCGCGAGGGGCTGCCGCCGCGGGCCGCCTGGCCCGGCATCGCGGTCTCGGGGCTGCTCTGGTTCGGCCTGTACATGGTCGCCCTGAACTGGGGCGAGCAGGAGGTCGACGCCGGTACGGCCGCGATGGTGGTGAACATCGGCCCGGTGCTGATCGCGCTGCTCGGCGCGCGGATGCTGGGCGAGCACCTGCCTCCCCGGCTGCTCGCGGGAATGGCGGTCTCGTTCGCGGGTGCCGTGACCGTGGGCCTGTCGATGTCGGGCGAGGGCGGCGCCTCCACGATCGGGGTGCTGCTGTGCCTGCTGGCCGCGGTGGCGTACGCGACCGGTGTGGTGGCACAGAAGCCGGCGCTCGCGCACGGCAGTGCGCTGCAGGTGACCACCTTCGGCTGTCTGGTGGGTGCGGCGGCCTGCCTTCCCTTCACCGGGCAGCTGCTCGACCAGGCCTCCGACGCGCCGGTGTCGGCGACGCTCAACATGGTCTATCTGGGCGTCTTCCCGACCGCGCTGGCCTTCACGACCTGGGCGTACGCCCTGGCGCGTACGACGGCAGGGCGGATGGGCGCGACCACGTACGCCGTGCCCGCCCTGGTGGTGCTGATGTCGTGGCTGGCGCTGGACGAGGTGCCAGGGCTGCTGACCCTCGCCGGGGGTGCGCTGTGTCTGGCCGGGGTGGCCGTCTCGCGCTCCCGCCCCCGCCGGTCAGTGGACGGCGGGGACGGGGGTCTGCGGGAGACCAGCCGGGTCAGCGGGCGGCCGCCCGGGTAG
- a CDS encoding ArsR/SmtB family transcription factor has translation MAPKDLAAFAALLADETRAAFCLALLDGRAWTAGELARYAGVAPSTASEHLGKLVAGGLLAEERQGRHRYVRLADHGVAQLVEELAAHAALGPAPRPDSLKSAGIASAMARGRTCYDHLAGRLGTTITQAMTERGLLSQDTGFALTGRGAAWFEELGIELERKGRRPLVRSCLDRTERRPHLAGVAGAQLCRHALEAGWCVRIGSERAVKVTEEGERALTRLLGIAPGIFR, from the coding sequence ATGGCACCCAAAGACCTTGCCGCCTTCGCGGCGCTGCTCGCCGACGAGACCCGTGCCGCCTTCTGTCTCGCGCTGCTGGACGGGCGGGCCTGGACCGCGGGCGAGCTCGCCAGGTACGCGGGCGTCGCACCCTCGACCGCCAGCGAACATCTGGGCAAGCTCGTGGCCGGCGGCCTGCTCGCCGAGGAGCGCCAGGGCCGGCACCGCTATGTGCGGCTCGCCGATCACGGCGTCGCCCAGCTCGTGGAGGAGCTGGCCGCCCACGCAGCCCTCGGACCGGCGCCGCGGCCGGACTCGCTGAAGTCGGCCGGCATCGCCTCCGCCATGGCCCGTGGCCGCACCTGCTACGACCATCTCGCCGGGCGGCTCGGGACCACGATCACCCAGGCCATGACCGAGCGCGGACTGCTCAGCCAGGACACCGGCTTCGCGCTCACCGGCCGGGGCGCCGCCTGGTTCGAGGAGCTGGGGATCGAGCTGGAGCGCAAGGGACGGCGGCCGCTTGTGCGCAGTTGTCTGGACCGGACCGAGCGCCGCCCGCATCTGGCCGGGGTCGCCGGGGCGCAGCTGTGCCGGCATGCGCTGGAGGCGGGCTGGTGCGTACGCATCGGTTCGGAGCGCGCGGTGAAGGTGACCGAGGAAGGAGAGCGGGCGCTGACGCGGCTACTGGGCATCGCGCCCGGAATATTTCGGTGA
- a CDS encoding HEAT repeat domain-containing protein, producing MGDAELIAAVRRGDADAVRALLEEGADPDALDADGLPVLCTAVAAYDDPVAEALMDGGADPDRPLPDGTTPLLRAVDLGSPAIFSTVLGREPRLRLPEAARERLLTLARTWYETGAAEELRRRTGATGPAETVRVQDDEYHHVEQVTLGGLTVRAGHGALLTSLEWAFRVLPPVEELVARGLKYPDEDHVDWSSAKWILSQRRSKETWLAVTAFRHHPDPAHRRFVLDFLRIRSLAGASDRHSYDKEESELFAAWAAEETDVDVLAKVLDVFGGYEHPGMESVGLGYLGHPDPRVRSEVPYLLGTYDSPLTPTGRTALLGLVRDPSPEVRGSVATALGTWHDLTPEVSAALLALVRDPHAGVRGAAATALAASPDRTPAATEALAVLLDDEELLIRLEAVHGLAERNDPRCVEGLARIGPLDPAFDDDHRRSAVWRYEWRMREKASADAEQ from the coding sequence GTGGGAGACGCAGAGCTCATAGCGGCGGTGCGGCGCGGGGACGCCGATGCGGTACGGGCCCTGCTCGAAGAGGGCGCCGATCCGGACGCGCTCGACGCGGACGGTCTCCCGGTGCTGTGCACCGCTGTTGCTGCGTACGACGACCCGGTCGCCGAAGCTCTGATGGACGGCGGCGCGGACCCCGACAGGCCGCTGCCGGACGGGACCACGCCGTTGCTGCGGGCAGTCGATCTCGGTTCTCCGGCGATCTTCTCGACCGTACTGGGGCGTGAACCCCGGCTACGGCTGCCGGAGGCCGCCCGGGAACGGCTCCTCACCCTGGCCAGGACCTGGTACGAGACGGGTGCAGCCGAGGAGCTGCGACGCCGTACCGGGGCGACGGGCCCCGCCGAAACGGTCCGGGTCCAGGACGACGAGTACCACCACGTCGAACAGGTCACGCTCGGCGGACTCACCGTGCGGGCCGGGCACGGCGCCCTCCTGACCTCACTGGAGTGGGCCTTCCGCGTCCTGCCGCCCGTCGAGGAGCTCGTCGCCCGCGGTCTGAAGTACCCCGATGAGGACCATGTGGACTGGTCGTCGGCCAAGTGGATTCTCAGCCAGCGGCGCAGCAAGGAGACCTGGCTCGCCGTGACGGCCTTCCGACACCATCCCGACCCGGCCCATCGCCGTTTCGTGCTCGATTTCCTGCGGATCCGATCGCTCGCGGGGGCCAGCGACAGGCACTCGTACGACAAGGAGGAGAGCGAGCTCTTTGCGGCGTGGGCGGCCGAGGAGACGGACGTCGACGTCCTCGCGAAGGTCCTCGACGTCTTCGGCGGATACGAGCACCCGGGCATGGAGTCCGTCGGGCTCGGGTACCTCGGCCATCCGGACCCCCGCGTGCGCAGCGAAGTGCCCTACCTCCTCGGCACGTACGACTCGCCCCTCACGCCGACGGGCAGGACCGCGCTGCTCGGCCTCGTGCGGGACCCCTCCCCCGAGGTCCGCGGCAGCGTGGCCACGGCACTCGGCACGTGGCACGACCTCACCCCCGAGGTCTCCGCGGCGCTGCTCGCCCTGGTCCGGGATCCGCACGCCGGAGTGCGAGGGGCCGCCGCTACGGCGCTCGCCGCATCCCCGGACCGCACGCCCGCCGCGACGGAGGCCCTCGCGGTACTGCTCGACGACGAGGAACTGCTGATCCGCCTGGAGGCCGTGCACGGGCTGGCTGAGCGGAACGACCCCCGCTGCGTGGAAGGGCTTGCCCGGATCGGCCCGCTCGACCCCGCCTTCGACGACGATCACCGGCGCTCCGCCGTCTGGCGCTACGAGTGGCGCATGCGGGAAAAAGCTTCGGCGGACGCCGAACAGTGA
- a CDS encoding TetR/AcrR family transcriptional regulator: MARPRKPLLSRDRIVDAASALVDAEGLDAVSTRRLAAELGVSGPSLYNHFRNKDEILDAVADAVSAQIDLSMFDEHDGRDWRTALHDWAASYRAALADHPHIVPVLAQGPGRRPAGLRVADAVFGAMVRAGWPPAQATYIGALMRYFITGSALGSFARGFVDDAAAYDPADYPHLGQAHLLADHQEQVDEGAFETGLRALLDGLTMQYETGVRGKWETQSS; the protein is encoded by the coding sequence ATGGCCCGACCGCGCAAGCCCCTGCTCAGCCGAGATCGCATCGTCGACGCGGCGAGCGCACTCGTGGACGCGGAAGGCCTGGACGCGGTCTCCACCCGCCGGCTCGCCGCGGAGCTCGGCGTCAGCGGGCCGTCCCTCTACAACCACTTCCGCAACAAGGACGAAATCCTCGACGCCGTCGCGGACGCGGTCAGCGCCCAGATCGATCTGTCGATGTTCGACGAGCACGACGGCCGCGACTGGCGCACCGCACTGCACGACTGGGCCGCCTCCTACCGGGCCGCCCTGGCCGACCACCCGCACATCGTCCCCGTCCTCGCCCAGGGCCCCGGCCGCCGCCCGGCGGGTCTGCGGGTGGCCGACGCGGTCTTCGGCGCGATGGTCAGGGCGGGCTGGCCGCCAGCCCAGGCCACGTACATCGGTGCGCTGATGCGGTACTTCATCACCGGCTCGGCACTCGGCTCCTTCGCCCGCGGCTTCGTCGACGACGCGGCGGCGTACGACCCGGCCGACTATCCTCACCTGGGCCAGGCCCACCTGCTGGCAGACCATCAGGAGCAGGTCGACGAGGGGGCGTTCGAGACGGGGCTGCGCGCGCTGCTCGACGGGTTGACGATGCAGTACGAGACGGGGGTACGGGGGAAGTGGGAGACGCAGAGCTCATAG
- a CDS encoding acyl-CoA dehydrogenase family protein, protein MNLELSEEQTAVRRLARDFVDREIAPHAAEWDRAESVDRSIVKKLGALGFLGLTIDEEYGGSGGDHLAYCLVTEELGRGDSSVRGIVSVSLGLVAKTIAAHGSEEHKRHWLPRLTSGEALGCFGLTEPGTGSDAGNLSTRAVRDGDGFVVNGSKMFITNGTWADVVLLLARTNDTPGHKGISAFLVPTSAPGLTRRTIHGKLGLRGQATAELVLEDVRVPASAMLGPEGKGFSIAMSALAKGRMSVAAGCVGIAQAALDAAVGYAGEREQFGRSIAHYQLVQELLSDIAVDVDAARLLTWRVADLIDRGEDFATAASQAKLFASEAAVRCAGNALQVFGGYGYTDEFPVGKLLRDARVMTLYEGTSQIQKLIIGRALTGVSAF, encoded by the coding sequence ATGAACCTGGAGCTCAGTGAGGAGCAGACGGCTGTCCGCCGGCTGGCCCGGGACTTCGTCGACCGTGAGATCGCCCCGCATGCCGCCGAGTGGGACCGTGCCGAGAGCGTCGACCGCTCGATCGTGAAGAAGCTCGGCGCCCTCGGGTTCCTCGGACTCACCATCGACGAGGAGTACGGCGGCTCGGGCGGCGACCACCTCGCGTACTGCCTGGTCACCGAGGAACTCGGCCGAGGTGACTCCTCGGTCCGCGGCATCGTCTCCGTGTCGCTGGGACTGGTGGCCAAGACCATCGCCGCCCACGGCAGCGAGGAGCACAAGCGCCACTGGCTGCCCCGGCTCACCTCCGGCGAGGCGCTCGGCTGCTTCGGGCTCACCGAGCCGGGTACCGGCTCCGACGCCGGAAACCTGAGCACCAGGGCCGTGCGCGACGGCGACGGATTCGTCGTCAACGGCTCCAAGATGTTCATCACCAACGGCACCTGGGCCGATGTGGTGCTCCTCCTCGCGCGGACCAACGACACCCCCGGTCACAAGGGCATCTCCGCCTTCCTGGTGCCCACGAGCGCCCCCGGACTCACTCGCCGCACCATTCACGGCAAGCTGGGCCTGCGCGGCCAGGCCACCGCCGAACTGGTCCTCGAGGACGTCCGTGTCCCGGCGTCCGCGATGCTGGGACCCGAGGGCAAGGGTTTCTCGATCGCCATGTCCGCCCTCGCCAAGGGCCGGATGTCGGTGGCGGCCGGCTGCGTCGGCATCGCCCAGGCGGCCCTGGACGCGGCCGTCGGCTATGCGGGCGAGCGGGAGCAGTTCGGCAGGTCCATCGCCCACTACCAGCTCGTCCAGGAGCTGCTCAGCGACATCGCGGTGGACGTGGACGCGGCCCGGCTGCTCACCTGGCGGGTCGCCGATCTGATCGACCGCGGCGAGGACTTCGCCACCGCTGCCTCCCAGGCGAAGCTGTTCGCCTCCGAGGCGGCCGTGCGCTGCGCCGGCAACGCCCTGCAGGTCTTCGGCGGCTACGGCTACACGGACGAGTTCCCGGTGGGCAAGCTGCTGCGCGATGCCCGGGTGATGACGCTGTACGAGGGCACCAGCCAGATCCAGAAGCTGATCATCGGCCGGGCCCTTACCGGGGTGTCCGCGTTCTGA
- a CDS encoding YiaA/YiaB family inner membrane protein translates to MSETPVKQQNTAAYYGQAVASFALALGAVALGIFNLEADAWVRAFLGIAVLYLTTSAFTLAKVVRDRQEAGQIVSRVDQARLEKLLAEHDPFQKL, encoded by the coding sequence ATGAGTGAGACACCGGTCAAGCAGCAGAACACAGCGGCGTACTACGGCCAGGCCGTCGCCTCCTTCGCGCTCGCGCTCGGAGCCGTCGCCCTCGGGATCTTCAACCTGGAGGCCGACGCATGGGTGCGTGCCTTCCTCGGTATTGCCGTCCTCTATCTCACGACCTCGGCCTTCACCCTCGCCAAGGTGGTCAGGGACCGGCAGGAGGCCGGGCAGATCGTCAGTCGCGTCGACCAGGCGCGGCTGGAGAAGCTGCTCGCCGAGCACGACCCGTTCCAGAAGCTGTAG
- a CDS encoding TetR/AcrR family transcriptional regulator: protein MSAADLTPDEEKPWDEVTPDAARKLLVAAVEAFAERGYHATTTRDIAGRAGMSPAALYIHYKTKEELLHRISRIGHDKALEILEAAYEGEGTPTERLADAVRSFVRWHAGRHTTARVVQYELDALGEAHRTEIMELRRQSDAVVRRILNEGVEAGEFDVPDVPGTTVAVLSLCIDVARWFNVAGRRTPDEVGALYADLVLRMVSAQKK from the coding sequence ATGAGTGCGGCGGACCTGACGCCCGACGAGGAAAAGCCATGGGACGAGGTCACCCCTGACGCTGCCCGAAAACTGCTCGTCGCCGCCGTCGAGGCGTTCGCCGAGCGCGGCTACCACGCGACCACGACCCGGGACATCGCCGGCCGCGCCGGAATGAGCCCCGCCGCGCTCTACATCCACTACAAGACCAAGGAAGAACTGCTCCACCGCATCAGCCGGATCGGGCACGACAAGGCCCTGGAGATTCTCGAGGCCGCGTACGAGGGCGAGGGCACACCGACCGAGCGTCTCGCCGACGCCGTGCGCTCCTTCGTCCGCTGGCACGCGGGGCGGCACACGACCGCGCGGGTGGTCCAGTACGAACTCGACGCGCTCGGTGAGGCCCACCGCACCGAGATCATGGAGCTGCGCCGGCAGAGCGACGCCGTGGTGCGCCGCATCCTGAACGAGGGCGTCGAGGCAGGGGAGTTCGACGTGCCCGACGTCCCCGGCACCACCGTCGCCGTGCTCTCGCTCTGCATCGACGTGGCGCGCTGGTTCAACGTCGCCGGCCGCCGCACGCCCGACGAGGTCGGCGCGCTCTACGCCGACCTCGTCCTGCGCATGGTGAGCGCTCAGAAGAAGTAG
- a CDS encoding MaoC family dehydratase has product MAEPRIFTSADELRAGVGEQLGYSDWLEVDQKRIDLFADATGDHQWIHVDPERAASGPFGTTIAHGYLTLSLLPALVPQVLRVEGMKMGINYGANKVRFPAPVPVGSRLRATAVLQSVEDAGGGVQVTALVTVEREGGDKPVCVAESVSRYFF; this is encoded by the coding sequence ATGGCAGAGCCGAGGATCTTCACCTCCGCCGACGAGCTGCGGGCCGGGGTCGGCGAGCAGCTGGGGTACAGCGACTGGCTGGAGGTCGACCAGAAGCGGATCGATCTGTTCGCCGACGCCACCGGGGACCACCAGTGGATCCATGTCGATCCGGAGCGGGCGGCGAGCGGCCCCTTCGGCACGACGATCGCCCATGGCTATCTGACGCTGTCGCTGCTGCCGGCCCTGGTGCCGCAGGTGCTGCGGGTCGAGGGCATGAAGATGGGCATCAACTACGGCGCCAACAAGGTGCGCTTCCCCGCCCCCGTACCCGTGGGCTCACGGCTGCGCGCCACCGCGGTGCTGCAGAGCGTCGAGGACGCGGGCGGCGGCGTGCAGGTGACCGCCCTCGTCACGGTCGAGCGCGAGGGCGGCGACAAGCCGGTGTGTGTCGCGGAGTCGGTGTCGCGCTACTTCTTCTGA
- the soxR gene encoding redox-sensitive transcriptional activator SoxR, producing the protein MPQIPEKIHELTVGQLSARSGAAVSALHFYESKGLISSRRTSGNQRRYGRDALRRVAFVRAAQRVGIPLATIRDALAELPEERTPDRQDWARLSEAWRSELDERIRQLGRLRDHLTDCIGCGCLSLETCVLSNPDDIFGERLTGSRLLPERGRAGKRES; encoded by the coding sequence GTGCCACAGATTCCCGAGAAGATCCACGAGCTCACGGTCGGGCAGCTCTCCGCGCGCAGCGGCGCCGCCGTGTCGGCCCTGCACTTCTACGAGTCCAAGGGCCTCATCAGCAGCCGCAGGACCAGCGGCAACCAGCGCCGCTACGGCAGGGACGCGCTGCGCCGTGTCGCCTTCGTACGCGCCGCCCAGCGGGTCGGCATCCCGCTTGCCACGATCCGCGACGCCCTCGCAGAACTGCCCGAGGAGCGTACGCCCGACCGCCAGGACTGGGCGCGGCTCTCCGAGGCGTGGCGGAGCGAACTCGACGAGCGGATCAGGCAGCTCGGCCGGCTCCGTGACCATCTGACCGACTGCATCGGGTGCGGCTGTCTCTCGCTGGAGACCTGCGTCCTGTCCAACCCGGACGACATCTTCGGTGAACGCCTGACGGGTTCGCGGCTGCTGCCGGAGCGCGGGCGGGCCGGGAAACGCGAATCCTGA